One segment of Peromyscus leucopus breed LL Stock chromosome 5, UCI_PerLeu_2.1, whole genome shotgun sequence DNA contains the following:
- the LOC114708416 gene encoding LOW QUALITY PROTEIN: uncharacterized protein LOC114708416 (The sequence of the model RefSeq protein was modified relative to this genomic sequence to represent the inferred CDS: inserted 1 base in 1 codon; deleted 1 base in 1 codon; substituted 2 bases at 2 genomic stop codons) codes for MGQAIATPLSLTTDHWSDVKARGNNEGVIIRKNKWITLCEAEWVMMNVGWPREGSFNLSLISQVEGKVFAPSPYGHPDQVPYIAIWRSLVENPFPWVKPFLPQPPPVSGPSAPPNPDSSLYPVLPHKETPKPPVLPPDPHTPLIDLLTEDPPPYQAGPPGEPAEAAPAAAPVAAPPAVPMADPEVTSTRRTQGAEEEDAAPSPIAGRLRGRRDDPPNESRAFLLREGPNHQLQYWPFSASDLYNWKQHNPPFSRDPVALTGLIESILVTHRPTWDDCQQLLQTLLTVEEXQRVFLEARKQVPGDDGRPTQLPNIIDAAFPLTRPDWDFNTPEGREHLRLYRQLLLAGLRAAARRPTNLAQVRNVIQGKEETPAAFLERLKEAYRMYTPYDPEDPGQAPGVILSFIYQSSSDIRTKLQRLEGLQALGLPDLLKEAEKVFNKRETPEEREERRWQKQEERDKKQHRELKKVLAAVVSQGQQREGDRSGERRPPLDKDQCAYCKEKGHWARECPKKPQGPRRPKPKTVDLLSLEDXGSRGQSPPPPEPRITLKIGGQPVTFLVDTGAEHSVLTHAGVPLSRHSALVQGATGNKRYYWTAKRKVQLASGQVTHSFLHIPECPHPLLGRDLLTKLKAQIYFDEKGSRVMGPKGDPLQILALSLEEQYRLFEPEPPEKSPEELQNWLREFPQAWAETGGLGLAHDQPPLVISLKASATPVSIRQYPMSREAHEEIKPHIRRLLDQGVLKPCQSPWNTPLLPVKKPGTGDYRPVQDLREVNKRVEDIHPTVPNPYNLLSTLPPTHVWYTVLDLKDAFFCLRLHPQSQMLFAFEWRDPERGLSGQLTWTQLPQGFKNSPTLFDEALHADLAGFRVEHPTLTLLQYVDDLLLAARSRTECLEGTRALLARLGQKGYRASAKKAQVCRDKVTYLGYTLSGGQRWLTGARKETIISIPPPRNPRQVREFLGTAGYCRLWIPGFAELAAPLYPLTKPGAMFQWEEKHQKAFQQIKKALLEAPALGLPDLTKPFELFVDENSGFAKGVLVQRLGPWRRPVAYLSKKLDPVATGWPPCLRMVAAIAVLLKDAGKLTLGQPLTVLASHAVEALVRQPPDRWLSNARMTYYQALLLDSDRVNFGPTVSLNPATLLPLPSPSEEHDCLQILAEAHGTRPDLTDQPLKDPDAVWYTDGSSFLEEGXRRAGAAITTESEVVWASSLPPGTSAQRAELIALTQALRMAEGKKLTVYTDSRYAFATAHVHGENYRRRGLLTSAGKEIKNKKEILDLLKALFLPLQLSIVHCPGHQKDDSAIARGNRLADLTARTVASQPAGSSQLMAIQEPQPERDPMPYSPEDHELAKKMGADWEQGRQAYILGDRMVMPTSHTRYMLRFLHA; via the exons ATGGGACAGGCTATCGCCACCCCACTGAGCCTAACCACGGACCACTGGTCCGATGTTAAGGCCCGAGGAAACAATGAAGGTGTCATCATCAGGAAGAACAAATGGATCACCCTCTGCGAGGCCGAATGGGTCATGATGAATGTCGGCTGGCCGCGAGAGGGATCTTTTAACCTCTCTCTTATTTCACAGGTGGAGGGCAAGGTTTTTGCCCCTAGCCCTTATGGGCATCCTGACCAGGTCCCATATATCGCCATCTGGAGATCACTGGTCGAGAACCCATTTCCATGGGTTAAGCCTTTCCTTCCACAGCCCCCTCCAGTCTCTGGGCCTTCTGCGCCCCCCAACCCGGACTCCTCCCTTTACCCCGTGCTCCCTCACAAGGAGACTCCTAAGCCTCCAGTCCTTCCCCCAGACCCCCATACCCCCCTTATAGATCTCCTGACGGAGGACCCACCACCATATCAAGCCGGACCACCTGGAGAGCCGGCCGAAGCGGCCCCAGCCGCCGCCCCGGTGGCGGCGCCCCCGGCCGTGCCCATGGCAGATCCGGAAGTCACCTCGACTCGCAGGACCCAAGGGGCTGAAGAAGAGGACGCAGCCCCGTCCCCCATTGCCGGCCGCCTCCGCGGCCGCCGGGATGACCCCCCTAATGAGTCCAGGGCCTTCCTGCTCAGAGAGGGGCCGAATCATCAGTTGCAGTACTGGCCCTTTTCAGCCTCAGACCTCTATAATTGGAAACAACATAATCCCCCTTTCTCCAGGGATCCTGTTGCCTTGACCGGCCTAATTGAGTCCATCCTAGTGACTCACAGGCCGACTTGGGACGACTGTCAGCAGCTCCTGCAGACCCTCTTAACAGTAGAGGAGTAGCAGAGAGTTTTCCTGGAGGCCCGGAAGCAGGTTCCAGGCGATGACGGGAGGccaacccaactcccaaatatcaTCGATGCAGCTTTTCCCTTGACCCGCCCAGACTGGGACTTCAATACACCTGAAGGTAGGGAGCATCTacgtctctatcgccagttgctcttagcgggtctccgAGCGGCCGCCAGAAGGCCTACCAATTTGGCTCAGGTAAGGAATGTGatacagggaaaggaagaaacaccCGCTGCATTTTTAGAGAGGCTGAAGGAGGCTTATAGGATGTACACTCCGTATGATCCAGAAGACCCAGGGCAAGCACCAGGTGTCATCCTGTCATTTATCTATCAGTCTAGCTCAGATATCAGAACCAAATTGCAGCGGTTGGAAGGTTTACAGGCGCTAGGTTTGCCAGACTtattgaaggaagcagagaaagtgttCAATAAGAGAGAAACTCCTGAGGAGCGTGAGGAAAGgagatggcagaaacaagaggaaagggacaagaaacagCATAGGGAGTTGAAAAAGGTTTTGGCCGCCGTTGTGTCTCAGGgacagcagagagagggagataggtCGGGAGAGCGAAGGCCACCCCTTGATAAAGATCAATGTGCTTACTGCAAGGAGAAGGGACACTGGGCCCGAGAGTGCCCCAAGAAACCACAAGGACCCCGCCGGCCCAAGCCCAAGACCGTGGACCTCCTTAGTCTGGAGGACTAGGGGAGTCGaggccag agcccccccccccccgagcctaGGATAACCCTCAAGATCGGGGGGCAGCCCGTGACCTTCCTGGTTGATACTGGTGCCGAACATTCAGTCCTAACCCATGCCGGAGTGCCTCTTAGCCGGCATTCTGCACTGGTGCAGGGGGCAACTGGAAACAAGAGGTATTATTGGACTGCCAAGAGAAAAGTCCAACTGGCATCAGGGCAAGTAACTCACTCCTTTCTGCATATACCTGAATGCCCCCATCCGCTGTTAGGACGGGACCTATTAACCAAATTGAAGGCACAAATCTATTTTGATGAGAAGGGATCGAGGGTCATGGGTCCTAAAGGAGACCCTCTACAAATCCTTGCCCTCAGTTTAGAGGAGCAATACCGTTTGTTTGAGCCAGAACCCCCGGAGAAATCACCTGAGGAGCTACAGAACTGGCTGAGAGAGTTTCCTCAGGCCTGGGCAGAGACTGGGGGCTTGGGGCTGGCACACGATCAGCCACCGCTGGTGATCTCACTAAAGGCCTCCGCGACTCCCGTTTCAATCAGACAATACCCAATGTCACGGGAAGCTCATGAGGAGATCAAGCCCCATATTCGAAGGCTCCTGGACCAAGGGGTGCTAAAGCCCTGCCAGTCCCCTTGGAACACCCCTCTCTTGCCTGTTAAGAAACCGGGGACAGGGGACTACAGGCCGGTCCAGGACTTGAGAGAGGTCAATAAGCGGGTGGAGGACATACACCCCACGGTGCCCAACCCCTATAACCTTCTGAGCACCCTCCCACCGACCCACGTCTGGTACACTGTGCTAGACCTGAAGGATGCCTTCTTTTGTTTAAGACTGCACCCTCAAAGTCAAATGCTATTCGCTTTTGAATGGAGGGACCCAGAAAGAGGGCTCTCGGGACAATTAACCTGGACCCAGCTCCCTCAGGGCTTCAAAAATAGCCCAACCCTCTTTGATGAGGCCCTACATGCAGATCTGGCCGGATTCCGGGTGGAACACCCAACCCTGACTCTGCTCCAGTACGTGGATGATCTACTCCTGGCGGCCAGGAGTCGAACCGAGTGCCTGGAGGGCACTCGAGCCTTACTGGCCAGACTTGGACAAAAGGGCTATAgagcctcagccaaaaaggctcaAGTATGCCGAGACAAGGTTACCTACCTGGGCTACACCCTGAGCGGGGGGCAAAGATGGTTAACAGGAGCAAGGAAGGAGACGATAATCTCCATCCCCCCTCCTCGGAACCCCCGCCAAGTTCGAGAGTTCCTGGGTACGGCTGGGTACTGCCGCCTTTGGATTCCTGGCTTTGCCGAACTGGCAGCCCCATTATACCCCCTCACTAAACCAGGGGCCATGTTCCAATGGGAGGAGAAGCATCAGAAAGCGTTCCAACAGATCAAGAAGGCCTTACTCGAGGCCCCGGCTCTGGGTCTGCCAGATCTAACCAAGCCCTTTGAGCTGTTTGTGGATGAGAACTCAGGTTTTGCCAAAGGGGTACTGGTGCAAAGACTGGGACCTTGGAGGAGACCTGTAGCATACTTGTCCAAGAAATTGGACCCGGTGGCTACAGGATGGCCACCATGCCTTCGCATGGTGGCAGCCATTGCCGTATTACTCAAGGATGCTGGGAAGCTGACTCTGGGACAGCCGTTGACTGTGCTGGCCTCCCATGCAGTGGAGGCCTTGGTCCGACAACCACCGGACAGATGGCTTTCTAACGCCAGAATGACTTACTATCAGGCCTTACTACTGGACTCAGACCGGGTAAATTTTGGGCCGACAGTTTCCCTTAACCCTGCTACCTTGCTGCCACTGCCTAGCCCCTCCGAGGAGCATGACTGCCTCCAGATTCTAGCCGAAGCACATGGCACCCGCCCTGATCTGACAGATCAGCCGCTTAAGGATCCAGACGCTGTCTGGTACACAGATGGGAGCAGTTTCCTGGAGGAGG AACGCAGAGCCGGGGCAGCTATAACCACCGAATCGGAAGTGGTATGGGCATCGTCACTCCCGCCCGGGACATCGGCCCAGCGCGCAGAACTGATTGCGCTCACCCAAGCTCTCCGGATGGCAGAAGGTAAGAAGCTCACAGTTTATACTGACAGCAGATATGCCTTCGCCACTGCGCATGTCCACGGGGAAAACTACAGACGGAGAGGCCTGCTGACGTCCGCGGGTaaggaaatcaaaaacaaaaaagagatcctAGACCTCCTAAAGGCCCTGTTCCTCCCGCTCCAACTCAGTATTGTCCACTGCCCAGGGCATCAAAAGGATGACTCTGCGATAGCCAGAGGGAATCGGCTGGCGGATCTGACTGCCCGAACAGTGGCTTCCCAGCCAGCAGGGAGCAGCCAGTTGATGGCCATACAAGAACCACAGCCTGAGAGAGACCCCATGCCCTATAGCCCAGAAGACCATGagctagcaaagaaaatgggggcggaCTGGGAACAAGGAAGACAAGCATATATACTAGGGGACCGGATGGTCATGCCAACCTCCCATACCCGATATATGCTGAGATTCCTCCATGCATGA